One Ricinus communis isolate WT05 ecotype wild-type chromosome 2, ASM1957865v1, whole genome shotgun sequence DNA segment encodes these proteins:
- the LOC8273636 gene encoding F-box/kelch-repeat protein At5g42350 — MFSERLSGEASSLNRDFEALSVSQRLVRSVSQKLRKKNNRCEGEDEDNSVKGISVRCLSLYGRGGGCKVGADTGEEYGDPSSRRRSSSASEEGKGYKPICGTEESGVDCFSHGVREMFWKKNNRKDFELEDSVQNSRLHIFLPDDILELCLVRLPLISLMNARLVCKKWRCLTTTPRFLQMRQEGLYQNPWLFLFGAVKDGFCSGEIHALDVSQDHWHRIDSDILRGRFMFSVASIQEDIYIVGGCSSLTHFGRVDRSSCKTHKGVLVFSPLTKSWRKVASMRYARSMPILGISEVSSDFSIGHNHQHRHERRFPRSRIGGVSDVYEDPHRLSLRRHYRNAIDENEASSLHSRKSYKFIRQKSDQSNAKGCKRFVLIAVGGLGSWDEPLDSGEIYDPVSNKWTEIQKLSIDFGVVCSGVICNGIFYVYSETDKLMGYDIERGFWVAIQTFSFPPRVHEYYPKLVSCNSRLFMLSVSWCEGDGQIGQRNKAVRKLWELDLMYLTWTEVSVHPDAPMDWNAAFVADKNLIFGVEMFKIFGQVLDFLTVCYVSDTGTNWSHISRNHMTHELDASSCITKSLAVLHL; from the coding sequence ATGTTTTCTGAGAGATTAAGTGGGGAGGCATCATCTCTTAACAGGGATTTTGAGGCTTTGAGTGTGTCACAGCGCCTTGTTAGAAGTGTTAGCCAGAAATTGAGGAAAAAAAACAATAGATGTGAAGGAGAGGATGAGGATAATTCTGTAAAGGGTATTTCCGTCAGATGTCTTAGTTTATATGGAAGAGGTGGAGGTTGTAAAGTGGGGGCTGATACCGGCGAGGAATATGGAGATCCAAGTAGTAGGAGAAGATCATCTAGTGCTAGCGAAGAAGGAAAGGGATATAAGCCAATATGTGGAACTGAGGAATCAGGAGTTGATTGCTTTTCACATGGGGTTAGAGAAATGTTTTGGaagaaaaataacagaaaagatTTTGAACTTGAAGATTCCGTTCAAAATAGCAGGTTGCATATCTTTCTTCCAGATGATATATTGGAATTGTGTTTGGTGAGACTCCCATTGATCAGTCTCATGAATGCCCGACTTGTATGCAAGAAATGGAGATGCTTGACAACCACTCCTCGGTTCTTGCAGATGAGACAAGAGGGTTTGTATCAGAATCCGTGGCTGTTTCTGTTTGGGGCTGTTAAAGATGGTTTTTGTTCTGGAGAGATACATGCATTGGATGTATCTCAAGACCACTGGCATAGGATTGATTCTGATATTCTAAGAGGAAGGTTCATGTTCTCTGTTGCCAGCATTCAGGAGGatatttatattgttggaGGTTGTTCTAGCTTGACACATTTTGGGAGGGTGGATAGGAGCTCATGCAAGACGCACAAAGGGGTTCTGGTGTTTAGCCCTTTAACTAAATCTTGGCGTAAGGTTGCTTCCATGAGATATGCTAGATCAATGCCTATTTTGGGAATATCTGAAGTCAGCTCTGATTTTTCAATTGGTCATAATCATCAGCATCGGCATGAGAGGCGTTTTCCCAGGTCTCGAATTGGTGGGGTGTCAGATGTTTATGAAGATCCTCACCGGCTTTCTCTGAGACGTCACTACAGAAATGCTATTGATGAAAATGAGGCTTCATCATTGCACAGCAGAAAGTCGTACAAGTTCATCAGACAAAAAAGTGACCAGTCAAATGCTAAGGGTTGTAAAAGGTTTGTATTGATTGCTGTTGGAGGTCTTGGATCTTGGGATGAGCCCTTGGATTCTGGAGAAATTTATGATCCCGTATCAAATAAATGGACAGAAATCCAGAAGCTATCTATAGATTTTGGGGTGGTATGTTCTGGGGTCATATGTAATGggattttttatgtttattctgaGACAGACAAGCTCATGGGATATGATATAGAAAGGGGCTTCTGGGTGGCAATTCAAACGTTTTCATTCCCTCCCCGTGTTCACGAGTATTACCCTAAACTTGTATCTTGTAATAGTCGATTGTTCATGCTTTCAGTCTCCTGGTGTGAAGGGGATGGTCAAATAGGGCAGAGAAACAAGGCTGTTAGGAAATTGTGGGAGCTAGATCTTATGTATCTGACCTGGACCGAAGTGTCAGTACATCCTGATGCCCCAATGGACTGGAATGCTGCATTTGTTGCAGATAAGAACCTTATATTCGGGGTGGAAATGTTCAAAATATTTGGCCAAGTGTTGGACTTCCTGACTGTATGTTATGTGTCGGACACGGGGACAAATTGGAGTCATATTTCGAGGAATCACATGACTCATGAATTGGATGCTTCTTCTTGCATTACTAAATCATTGGCTGTATTACATCTGTGA